In the genome of Monodelphis domestica isolate mMonDom1 chromosome 2, mMonDom1.pri, whole genome shotgun sequence, one region contains:
- the HTR2B gene encoding 5-hydroxytryptamine receptor 2B, translating to MAISYRLCEQGTIPGYLLQGSKMSDRLLASNGSGLPTEATPGEKKLRWAALLIFLVIIPTIGGNILVILAVSLEKKLQYATNYFLMSLAVADLLVGLFVMPIALLTIMFEPVWPLPLVLCPAWLFLDVLFSTASIMHLCAISVDRYIAIKKPIQASQYNSRATALIKITVVWLISIGIAIPIPIKGIEAGVGDPNNITCVITKDRFSSFMLFGSLASFFTPLAIMIVTYFLTIQALRKKAYLIKNKPLQRFTWSTVSTVFQRDETPSSSPEKVAMLDFSPKNKMVPNSSDEMLIRRMSSIGKKSVQTITNEQRASKVLGIVFFLFLFMWCPFFITNVTLASCDSCSQTTLQKLMEIFVWIGYVSSGVNPLVYTLFNKTFREAFGRYITCNYRASKAVKPLRKCSSKASFRNSVAENSKFFVRQGVRNGINPVMYQSPMRLCSSPIQSQSTILLDTLLLTENEADKTDEQVSYV from the exons ATGGCTATTTCTTACAGACTTTGTGAGCAAGGCACAATCCCAGGATACCTTCTGCAGGGCTCTAAAATGTCTGATCGCTTACTCGCCTCCAATGGGTCGGGCCTGCCCACCGAAGCGACACCAGGGGAAAAGAAGCTGCGCTGGGCAGCTCTCCTGATATTCCTGGTGATAATCCCAACAATCGGGGGAAATATTCTTGTCATCCTCGCCGTGTCCTTGGAGAAAAAGCTGCAGTATGCTACCAATTACTTTCTGATGTCACTGGCAGTGGCTGATCTGCTGGTCGGGCTGTTTGTGATGCCGATTGCCCTCCTTACGATCATGTTTG AGCCCGTGTGGCCCCTTCCGCTTGTCCTCTGCCCTGCCTGGTTGTTTCTGGACGTGCTTTTCTCGACGGCTTCCATCATGCATCTCTGCGCTATCTCCGTGGACCGTTACATCGCTATCAAAAAGCCCATCCAGGCCAGTCAGTACAACTCGCGAGCAACAGCCCTCATCAAGATAACAGTGGTGTGGCTCATTTCTATAG GTATCGCCATCCCGATCCCAATTAAAGGCATAGAAGCTGGCGTGGGGGACCCCAACAACATCACGTGTGTGATCACAAAGGACCGCTTCAGCAGCTTCATGCTCTTCGGCTCGCTGGCCTCCTTCTTCACGCCCCTCGCCATCATGATCGTCACGTATTTTCTCACTATCCAGGCACTTCGGAAGAAGGCGTACTTGATCAAAAACAAGCCCCTGCAGCGTTTCACCTGGTCCACTGTGTCCACCGTTTTCCAAAGGGATGAAACACCCAGCTCATCTCCTGAAAAGGTGGCCATGCTAGATTTTTCTCCCAAGAATAAAATGGTGCCAAACTCGAGCGACGAGATGCTTATTCGGCGGATGTCCAGCATTGGGAAAAAGTCTGTTCAAACGATTACCAATGAGCAGAGGGCTTCCAAGGTGCTGGGGATtgtgtttttcctctttctctttatgTGGTGTCCTTTCTTTATCACCAATGTGACATTAGCATCCTGTGATTCCTGTAGCCAGACCACGCTCCAAAAGCTTATGGAGATATTTGTCTGGATCGGTTACGTTTCCTCGGGGGTGAACCCTCTGGTTTACACGCTTTTTAATAAGACCTTTCGGGAAGCGTTTGGGCGATACATCACATGCAACTATCGGGCCAGCAAGGCAGTGAAGCCCCTTCGGAAATGCTCAAGCAAGGCATCCTTCAGGAATTCTGTGGCAGAGAACTCCAAATTCTTTGTGAGACAAGGAGTGAGGAATGGGATTAACCCTGTCATGTACCAGAGCCCAATGAGACTCTGTAGTTCTCCCATACAATCCCAATCCACCATTTTACTAGACACACTACTACTCACTGAAAACGAAGCGGATAAAACCGATGAGCAAGTCAGCTATGTGTAG